A DNA window from Pogona vitticeps strain Pit_001003342236 chromosome 2, PviZW2.1, whole genome shotgun sequence contains the following coding sequences:
- the DIP2B gene encoding disco-interacting protein 2 homolog B isoform X6 produces MALPMPTKRRSTFVQSPADACTPPDTSSASEDEGSLRRQAALSAALHQSLQNAESWINRSIQGSSTSSSASSTLSHGEGKGTSGSLADVFASTRIENFSVPPDVTATTSTPTSSSRPSAIDLPPSGIVKGMHKGSNRSSLMDTADGVPVSSRVSTKIQQLLNTLKRPKRPPLKEFFVDDFEEIVEVPQPDPNQPKPEGRQMTPVKGEPLGVVCNWPPALEAALHRWGTTQAKCPCLTALDVTGKPVYTLTYGKLWSRSLKLAYTLLNKLGTKNEPVLKPGDRVALVYPNNDPVMFMVAFYGCLLAEVIPVPIEVPLTRKDAGGQQIGFLLGSCGIGLALTTEVCLKGLPKTQNGEIVQFKGWPKLKWVVTDSKYLSKTPKDWQPNISNAGTEPAYIEYKTSKEGSVMGVTVSRIAMLSHCQALSQACNYSEGETIVNVLDFKKDAGLWHSMLTSVMNKLHTISVPYSVMKTCPLSWVQRVHTHKAKVALVKCRDLHWAMMAHRDQRDVSLSSLRMLIVTDGANPWSVSSCDAFLSLFQSHGLKPEAICPCATSPEAMTVAIRRPGIPGAPLPGRAILSMNGLSYGVIRVNTEDKNSALTVQDVGHVMPGGMMCIVKPDGPPQLCKTDEIGEICVSSRTGGMMYYGLTGVTKNTFEVIPVNAAGSSVGDVPFVRSGLLGFVGPGSLVFVVGKIDGMLIVSGRRHNADDIVATGLAVESIKTVYRGRIAVFSVTVFYDERIVVVAEQRPDASEEDSFQWMSRVLQAIDSIHQVGVYCLALVPANTLPKTPLGGIHISQTKQYFLEGSLHPCNILMCPHTCVTNLPKPRQKQPGVGPASVMVGNLVAGKRIAQASGRDLGQIEENDLVRKHQFLSEVLQWRAQATPEHMLFLLLNAKGAPVCTATCLQLHKRAERIASILYEKGHLNAGDNVVLLYPPGIELIAAFYGCLYAGCIPVTVRPPHAQNLTATLPTVRMIVDVSKAACILTSQILMRLLRSREAATAVDVKTWPTIIDTDDLPRKRLPQVYKPPTPEMLAYLDFSVSTTGMLTGVKMSHAAVSALCRAIKLQCELYSTRQIAICLDPYCGLGFALWCLCSVYSGHQSILIPPMELESNLFLWLSTVSQYKIRDTFCSYSVMDMCTKGLGNQVDVLKARGIHLSGVRTCVVVAEERPRVALTQSFSKLFKDIGLSSRAVSTTFGSRVNVAICLQGTSGPDPTTVYVDLKSLRHDRVRLVERGAPQSLLLSESGKILPGVKVIIVNPETKGPVGDSHLGEIWVNSPHTASGYYTIYDNETLQADHFNTRLSFGDAAQTLWARTGYLGFVRRTELTAASGERHDALYVVGALDETLELRGLRYHPIDIETSVSRTHRSIAECAVFTWTNLLVVVVELCGCEQEALDLVPLVTNVVLEEHYLIVGVVVVVDPGVIPINSRGEKQRMHLRDSFLADQLDPIYVAYNM; encoded by the exons GTGTCCCTGTAAGTAGCAGAGTCTCCACGAAAATTCAGCAGCTGCTCAATACTCTGAAGCGACCCAAGCGGCCACCTTTGAAGGAGTTCTTTGTCGATGATTTTGAAGAAATTGTGGAAG TTCCGCAGCCAGACCCCAATCAGCCCAAGCCGGAGGGGCGCCAGATGACCCCTGTGAAGGGAGAGCCCTTGGGAGTTGTTTGCAATTGGCCTCCTGCATTAGAAGCAGCTCTGCACCGCTGGGGGACAACGCAGGCAAAATGCCCCTGTTTGACAGCCCTGGATGTCACTGGAAAGCCTGTCTACACCCTGACATATG GGAAGCTATGGAGCAGAAGCCTGAAGCTGGCCTATACATTGCTGAACAAACTGGGTACCAAAAATGAGCCTGTGTTGAAACCGGGTGACAGA GTAGCCCTTGTTTATCCCAACAATGACCCTGTCATGTTCATGGTGGCCTTCTATGGCTGTTTGCTGGCGGAAGTCATCCCAGTGCCGATAGAGGTACCTCTAACCCGAAAG GATGCCGGTGGCCAGCAGATTGGCTTTCTTCTGGGCAGCTGTGGCATCGGATTAGCCCTCACCACGGAGGTTTGTCTAAAGGGACTCCCCAAAACACAGAATGGCGAAATCGTGCAGTTCAAAG gtTGGCCAAAACTCAAGTGGGTTGTAACAGATTCCAAGTACCTATCCAAGACACCAAAGGACTGGCAGCCCAACATTTCAAATGCCGGAACTGAGCCTGCCTACATTGAG tacaaGACCAGCAAGGAGGGGAGTGTGATGGGTGTAACAGTGTCCCGAATCGCTATGCTGTCTCATTGCCAGGCTTTGTCACAGGCCTGCAATTACTCTGAAG GTGAAACCATAGTGAATGTCCTggatttcaagaaggatgcaggCTTGTGGCACAGTATGCTAACA agCGTCATGAACAAGCTGCACACCATCAGCGTGCCGTACTCTGTAATGAAAACCTGCCCTCTTTCTTGGGTACAGAGGGTTCACACTCACAAAG CAAAGGTCGCTCTGGTAAAATGTCGAGATTTGCACTGGGCCATGATGGCTCACCGGGACCAAAGAGATGTCAGCTTAAGTTCCCTGCGGATGCTGATTGTAACTGATGGTGCTAACCCCT GGTCTGTGTCCTCCTGTGATGCTTTCCTGAGTCTGTTCCAAAGCCATGGGCTTAAGCCAGAGGCAATATGTCCCTGTGCAACATCCCCTGAAGCAATGACGGTGGCAATTCGGAG GCCAGGAATCCCTGGGGCCCCTTTGCCTGGAAGAGCTATCTTATCAATGAATGGCTTGAGTTATGGTGTCATCCGTGTGAACACAGAAGATAAGAACTCTGCTCTCACTGTACAGGATGTTGGTCACGTCATGCCAGGTG GAATGATGTGCATTGTGAAGCCAGATGGCCCTCCTCAACTCTGCAAGACGGATGAGATTGGTGAAATCTGTGTGAGCTCCAGAACAGGAGGGATGATGTATTATGGGCTGACTGGAGTaactaaaaacacatttgag GTCATCCCCGTGAATGCAGCTGGCTCTTCTGTGGGTGACGTCCCTTTTGTACGCTCTGGACTGCTGGGTTTTGTGGGACCT GGCAGCCtggtttttgttgttggaaaaataGACGGGATGCTTATTGTTAGTGGACGCAGACATAATGCTGATGACATCGTGGCCACTGGACTAGCAGTTGAATCCATTAAGACGGTTTACAGAGGAAG GATTGCAGTGTTCTCTGTGACGGTCTTCTACGATGAAAGGATTGTGGTAGTGGCTGAGCAGCGCCCTGATGCTTCTGAAGAGGATAGTTTCCAGTGGATGAGTCGGGTGCTACAG GCAATCGACAGCATTCATCAGGTGGGAGTATATTGCCTCGCTCTTGTTCCAGCCAATACTTTGCCAAAGACACCTCTGGGAGGGATCCATATATCTCAGACCAAACAATATTTCCTAGAGGGGTCGCTGCACCCGTGCAACATTCTCATGTGCCCACACACATGTGTAACCAATTTGCCAAAACCCAGGCAAAAACAACCAG GCGTCGGTCCTGCCTCTGTGATGGTGGGAAACCTGGTGGCAGGGAAGCGGATCGCACAAGCCTCCGGGAGGGACCTTGGACAGATAGAAGAGAATGACCTGGTGAGAAAG CATCAGTTCCTGTCCGAGGTGCTTCAGTGGAGAGCCCAAGCCACTCCCGAACACATGCTTTTCCTCCTGCTCAATGCTAAG GGGGCCCCCGTTTGTACAGCCACCTGCCTGCAGCTGCACAAGCGAGCCGAACGAATCGCATCGATTCTATATGAAAAGGGACACCTCAATGCTGGTGATAATGTGGTGCTGCTCTATCCTCCTG GCATTGAACTCATTGCAGCCTTTTATGGCTGCCTGTATGCCGGCTGCATCCCTGTGACCGTCCGGCCTCCGCACGCTCAGAATCTCACGGCCACTTTGCCCACCGTGCGGATGATTGTAGAC GTCAGCAAAGCTGCCTGTATTCTCACAAGTCAGATCTTGATGAGACTGCTGAGATCTAGAGAGGCGGCAACTGCTGTTGATGTGAAAACCTGGCCCACCATCATTGACACAG ATGACTTGCCCCGGAAGCGGCTACCTCAGGTCTACAAACCACCAACTCCAGAAATGTTAGCATACCTGGATTTTAGTGTTTCCACAACAGGGATGCTTACAGGAGTAAAG ATGTCCCATGCAGCAGTCAGTGCCCTCTGTAGAGCCATAAAACTCCAGTGTGAATTGTACTCCACGCGGCAGATCGCCATCTGTCTAGATCCCTATTGTGGGCTTGGCTTTGCACTTTGGTGCCTTTGCAG TGTGTATTCTGGTCACCAGTCCATCTTAATTCCTCCTATGGAGTTGGAATCCAATCTTTTCCTGTGGCTCTCCACTGTAAGCCAGTATAAAATCCGAGATACTTTCTGTTCCTATTCAGTCATGGACATGTGTACAAAAGGTCTTGGAAATCAGGTTGATGTATTAAAG GCAAGAGGCATTCACTTGTCAGGTGTCCGGACCTGTGTGGTGGTGGCCGAGGAGCGCCCTCGAGTTGCTCTTACTCAGTCTTTCTCCAAGCTCTTCAAAGACATTGGCCTGTCATCTCGTGCAGTCAGCACTACCTTCGGGTCAAGAGTCAACGTGGCTATATGTTTACAG GGAACCTCAGGGCCTGATCCTACCACAGTGTATGTGGATCTGAAATCCTTACGACATGACAG AGTACGGTTGGTTGAAAGAGGTGCTCCCCAGAGTCTGCTGCTTTCTGAGTCAGGAAAG ATATTACCTGGGGTCAAAGTGATCATTGTTAATCCTGAGACCAAAGGACCAGTTGGGGATTCTCATCTTGGTGAG ATTTGGGTGAACAGCCCCCACACAGCCAGTGGTTACTACACAATTTATGATAATGAAACCCTCCAAGCAGATCATTTCAACACCCGTCTGAGCTTTGGCGATGCCGCCCAAACTCTCTGGGCACGAACAGGTTACCTTGGCTTTGTACGCCGGACTGAGCTCACAGCAGCCAGTGGAG AACGCCATGATGCACTGTATGTCGTAGGGGccctggatgagactcttgaatTGCGGGGATTACGTTACCATCCAATTGACATAGAAACCTCTGTTTCCCGGACACACAGGAGCATTGCTGAATG TGCTGTATTCACATGGACCAACTTACTTGTCGTAGTCGTGGAGCTCTGCGGGTGTGAACAGGAGGCCCTCGATTTAGTTCCTCTGGTGACCAACGTTGTCCTTGAAGAACATTATTTAATTGTGGGCGTTGTGGTGGTAGTTGACCCTGGGGTGATTCCCATCAATTCCAGAGGCGAGAAGCAACGCATGCACCTCCGTGACAGCTTCTTGGCTGACCAGCTGGATCCCATTTATGTAGCATACAATATGTAA